The Epilithonimonas zeae genome contains a region encoding:
- a CDS encoding Coq4 family protein: MKKIRIQFLLFVYDNTQKLYRKYFKKKKRQWAFSQQQLLSFEEDTLGRKLGEFYKKYGFTMIPKMENHDVHHLLTDCGTKFEEEIAMQFLLLGNGKMNAHLLAAIFLGSLILPEYFRIYMQAYRKGKRMRPFYHWDFEELLFQNFENVKDFINQRETVVLY; encoded by the coding sequence ATGAAAAAAATACGCATTCAATTTTTGCTGTTTGTTTACGACAATACGCAAAAGTTATATAGAAAATATTTTAAGAAAAAGAAAAGGCAATGGGCGTTTTCCCAACAGCAATTATTGTCTTTTGAAGAAGATACGCTTGGAAGAAAACTTGGCGAATTCTATAAAAAGTACGGTTTTACAATGATTCCAAAGATGGAAAATCACGATGTTCATCATTTGCTCACGGATTGTGGAACCAAGTTCGAAGAAGAAATTGCAATGCAGTTTTTGCTTTTAGGAAACGGCAAAATGAACGCTCATCTCCTTGCGGCAATATTTTTAGGAAGCCTCATTCTTCCAGAATATTTCAGGATTTATATGCAGGCTTACAGGAAAGGAAAACGTATGAGACCTTTTTATCATTGGGATTTTGAGGAATTACTTTTTCAGAATTTCGAAAATGTGAAAGATTTTATTAACCAAAGAGAAACAGTGGTTTTGTACTGA
- a CDS encoding DUF4153 domain-containing protein — MKKHHLIFITVLAVIILFYKEYIALNLGIFGIFLSILTYIQTKPEFKRRTFLTLFVTSIFSSLAFAWFGDAISFAAVFVSLFLLRFKGTYPKLKPFLYIEVLLLNLFTFLGRVFNIEQWYEKPKEGKSFGKKLITFILIPAFFVTIFFFIYAFGSDHFANLFRDSELEFQPLTFIVLAIIGFYIGFIFWNFGVERFIFKQNRFLNDNFSGLVKIQRPTFSFLDIDSERTSGLISFSALNVLLLIFIATYNYEQFFEATKSADGLSAETHERVNAVIMSIIMAILVILFYFKKGFNFDDKAKSLKISAKVWIVLNAVLVISASLKNSEYIINYGLTYKRLGVYAFLAMALIGLIFTFIKIQKKKTNAFLFNKMFWACYGLILVCSYVNWGWIITSNNIKRKDFAENYHLVSINYNEQILLDYAEKTKNSEMKNQLKERIESYQKETFLSKILYYETINIKKPKSK; from the coding sequence ATGAAAAAACATCATTTGATTTTCATCACAGTTTTGGCAGTTATCATTCTCTTTTACAAAGAATATATTGCGCTCAATCTAGGAATTTTCGGGATTTTTCTAAGTATCTTAACTTACATTCAAACTAAACCAGAATTCAAAAGACGAACTTTTCTAACTCTTTTTGTAACCTCCATTTTTTCATCATTAGCTTTTGCTTGGTTTGGCGATGCTATTTCGTTTGCTGCAGTTTTTGTGTCATTATTTTTATTGAGGTTCAAAGGAACTTATCCGAAACTAAAACCATTTCTATATATTGAAGTTCTATTGTTGAATCTCTTCACATTCTTGGGAAGAGTTTTCAACATAGAGCAATGGTACGAAAAGCCGAAAGAAGGCAAAAGCTTTGGGAAAAAACTTATCACTTTTATTTTGATTCCTGCATTTTTTGTGACCATTTTCTTTTTTATTTATGCTTTTGGAAGCGACCATTTTGCGAATCTGTTCAGAGATTCCGAACTAGAGTTTCAACCCTTGACTTTTATAGTTTTAGCAATTATCGGATTTTACATTGGTTTTATTTTCTGGAATTTCGGAGTGGAAAGATTCATCTTCAAACAAAACAGATTCTTGAATGACAATTTTTCTGGCTTAGTCAAAATTCAAAGACCCACATTTTCTTTCCTCGATATCGATTCCGAAAGAACGAGCGGATTGATTTCCTTTTCTGCGCTTAACGTTCTGCTTTTGATTTTCATTGCGACTTACAATTATGAACAGTTTTTCGAAGCTACAAAGTCTGCTGACGGATTGAGTGCTGAAACACACGAACGTGTTAATGCTGTGATAATGTCTATTATAATGGCAATTCTCGTGATTTTATTTTATTTCAAAAAAGGATTTAATTTCGATGACAAAGCAAAATCACTTAAGATTTCTGCAAAAGTATGGATAGTTCTTAATGCGGTTTTGGTAATCTCGGCTTCTCTTAAAAATTCAGAATATATCATCAATTATGGTTTGACTTACAAACGTTTGGGCGTTTATGCTTTTTTGGCGATGGCTTTGATAGGATTGATTTTCACATTCATCAAAATCCAGAAAAAGAAGACCAATGCTTTCCTTTTTAACAAAATGTTTTGGGCTTGTTATGGCTTGATTTTGGTTTGCAGTTACGTCAATTGGGGGTGGATTATCACGTCCAACAATATCAAAAGAAAGGATTTTGCGGAAAACTATCACTTGGTTTCCATCAATTATAACGAACAAATTTTGTTGGATTATGCCGAGAAAACCAAAAACTCCGAAATGAAAAATCAACTTAAGGAAAGAATAGAATCTTATCAAAAAGAAACATTTCTCTCAAAAATTTTATATTATGAAACAATTAATATCAAAAAACCTAAAAGTAAATAG
- the aroQ gene encoding type II 3-dehydroquinate dehydratase, translating into MKILIINGPNLNLLGTREPEIYGSVSMEDYLNELKNEFPSAEITYYQSNIEGELINRLQEDDFEAVIINPGAFTHYSYAISDCLKNINKPKVEVHISNIYKREEFRKKSVTAESCDAVISGFGMKGYKLAIKSLI; encoded by the coding sequence ATGAAAATCCTAATCATCAACGGACCTAATCTCAACTTACTTGGAACACGTGAACCGGAAATCTACGGCTCTGTTTCTATGGAAGATTATCTGAATGAATTAAAAAATGAATTCCCTTCTGCCGAAATTACGTATTATCAATCCAATATAGAAGGCGAATTGATTAACCGTTTACAGGAAGATGATTTCGAAGCTGTAATTATTAATCCTGGTGCTTTTACCCATTATTCTTACGCCATATCAGATTGTCTTAAAAATATCAATAAACCTAAAGTTGAAGTTCACATCAGCAACATTTACAAACGTGAGGAATTCCGAAAAAAATCTGTGACTGCGGAAAGTTGCGATGCGGTTATTTCCGGATTTGGAATGAAAGGTTACAAATTAGCAATTAAAAGTTTGATTTAA